GCCATGCCGAAATGCCAGGCTTGGATCAGCCCCGCCGGCGCCAGGGTCAGCAGCGTCATCAGTGCCGTGACGACGAAGAAGGCCGAGAGGGTGCCGCGCAGACGATCGGGCGAGAAGCCGTGCAGCAACAGCACCATGGGCGGCCCACTCAGCGCGGCCACGGTGCCCAGGATCCCCGAGAGAATGCCCGCTCCGAGCAGGGTGAGGCGATTGACCGGCAGGCGGAAGCGGAACAGGGTCACCGCCACCGCGAACAGCACGCTGCCGGCGATCAGCGTTTCCAGCACCGCCATGGGGGCAACGAGCAGCAGCCACAGCCCCAGGGCGTTGCCGGGAATCCGCCCGATCAGGGCCATGCCGACCTCTGCCAGGCGCACCTCGCGCCAGTAGTGGCGCAGGGTGGTCAGCGCCACGGTGAAACCGAACAGCACCAGCACCACCGGCACCAGCCGCGGCTCCAGCATCAGCAGCGGCGGTGCCCCCACCACCGCCAGGCCGAAGCCGGTGGCACGCTGCACGAAGGCGCCCAGCGCCAGCACCGCGGTACAGCCCA
The Halomonas sp. H10-9-1 DNA segment above includes these coding regions:
- a CDS encoding sulfite exporter TauE/SafE family protein, which translates into the protein MLEGLLAWADMSPGVWLGCTAVLALGAFVQRATGFGLAVVGAPPLLMLEPRLVPVVLVLFGFTVALTTLRHYWREVRLAEVGMALIGRIPGNALGLWLLLVAPMAVLETLIAGSVLFAVAVTLFRFRLPVNRLTLLGAGILSGILGTVAALSGPPMVLLLHGFSPDRLRGTLSAFFVVTALMTLLTLAPAGLIQAWHFGMALSFAPGVLAGSWLAGRVAHRLDRRLLQGASLALCALAALALLL